The following is a genomic window from Rhinatrema bivittatum chromosome 12, aRhiBiv1.1, whole genome shotgun sequence.
TGATTTAACGAAGGCTTCAGTGTCTGCAGTGCAGACGGAGTAAGAGGCCGGCACTGCGCTTTCTGCCAGTGGCACAGGCTGGGCGAGCCAGGAAGCTGAGGATCCTGTCACCCAGTTATTCAATGCCAGGCAGGCATCTCTGGACATAACTGGAGGCTGAAGCCCCAAGCCAAGAGAATATTACAACCCAAAAACCCAGATGCAAAAGGCATCTGAAAATGCAATCCCCAGAAAGTTTAACTCCATTATGAAAGAGAAGgttttatacctttttttttttttttttttttaaatcaatggcCCATTGTCAGTATCACTGACCTAGCCCAGTCAGTTTGGCAGCCTGCATCCAGGCCGAGCTCTTCCTGACCATCTCACCCTCCCCTGTGCCCAGGCTAAGCCCCTGCTGGACATCTCCCCCTCTCCTGTGCCCAGCTGAGCCCCACCTGGACGCTTCACCCTCTCACCTGGATGCCTCAGCCTCCCCTGTACCCACGCTGAGCCCCACCTGGACGCTTCACCCTCTCACCTGGACGCCTCACCCTCTCCTGTACCCACGCTGAGCCCCACCTGGACGCTTCACCCTCTCACCTGGACGCCTCACCCTCTCCTGTACCCACGCTGAGCCCCACCTGGACGCTTCACCCTCTCACCTGGACGCCTCACCCTCTCCTGTACCCACGCTGAGCCCCACCTGGACGCCTCAGCCTCCCCTGTACCCACGCTGAGCCCCACCTGGATGCTTCACCCTCTCACCTGGACGCCTCAGCCTCCCCTGTACCCACGCTGAGCCCCACCTGGACGCTTCACCCTCTCACCTGGACGCCTCACCCTCTCCTGTACCCACGCTGAGCCCCACCTGGACGCTTCACCCTCTCACCTGGACGCCTCACCCTCCCCTGTACCCACGCTGAGCCCCACCTGGACGCTTCACCCTCTCACCTGGACGCCTCACCCTCCCCTGTACCCACGCTGAGCCCCACCTGGACGCTTCACCCTCTCACCTGGACGCCTCACCCTCTCCTGTACCCACGCTGAGCCCCCACCTGGACGCTTCACCCTCTCACCTGGACGCCTCACCCTCCCCTGTACCCACGCTGAGTCCCACCTGGACGCTTCACCCTCTCACCTGGACGCCTCAGCCTCCCCTGTACCCACGCTGAGCCCCACCTGGATGCCTCACCCTCCCCTGTGCCCAGGCTGAGTCCCACttgacccctccccctctccaataCTTGGGTTCAGCCTCTGCTGGACGTCTCACCACCTCCTGTGCCACTTCATATTAACCCGCTGAGTCATTGCAGAACCCTCAGCCCCTCGCTGCAGTGAGCACAGCTGCTCATTTCCAGCAGCTTGCAGTGCTGTCTGGGGCACTCTTTGAAAGCAGCTTCTTTGGGCTCCTAGACGCAGGTAAGTGCTGCTTCCTAACACTTCCTGCGCTGTTACAGCTCCTGTCACTCTGAAGAAATCAGGGGTTAGGGGACACCCAGTATCTGTTAGTGATGTAGATCGTGCAGAAGAGTAATGCATGTGTAAACCTTTATCAGTTTGTATTTGAATTCATCAATGTACGTCCTTGTGTGACAGTGCGTATCTGAGTTCATCTGTGAACGTGCATTTGTTTGGTAGTATGTGTGACTTTGCATATTTGTGCCTTTGTGTGTATTTATGCACACAGAAGGGGAGCAGGGGAAGGAAGAACTCATACAGTGTGTGTATGCAGGCAGGGATGCAATGCctcagaatgtgtgtgtgtgtgtgtttggttagTACTCACACAGGGCTTCAGAGTGTGAGTGAGTATGTGAGAGGTGTGTTAGTATTCACAGTGCAGCTCAGAGTGCAAGTGTGTTTTCATGTCAGTACTCAGAGaagctcagtgtgtgtgtgtgggtgtgcgtgTAGGTGTGTAGGTATTAGTACTCACAAAGCAGTTCAGAATGTGAGTGTGTTTTCATGTCAGTACGTGAGAGTGTGTGTTAGTATTCACAGAGCAGTTCAgagtgcgagtgtgtgtgtgtgtgttagaactCATAGAGTGCCTCACAGTGCAAGTGTGTTTTCATGTCAGTACTCAGAGaagctcagtgtgtgtgtgtgggtgtgcgtgTAGGTGTGTAGGTATTAGTACTCACAAAGCAGTTCAGAATGTGAGTGTGTTTTCATGTCAGTACTCACATAGCAGCTcagtatgtgagagtgtgtgttagTATTCACAGAGCAGTTCAGagtgcgagtgtgtgtgtatgtgtgttagaaCTCATAGAGTGCCTCACAGTGGGAGTGTGTTTTCGTGTCAGTACTCACAGAGAAGCTCAGAGTGTGTGTTAGTACTCACAGAGTGCCTCACAGTGGGAGTGTGTTTTCGTGTCAGTACTCACAGAGaagctcagtgtgtgtgtgttagtacTCACAGAGTGCCTCACAGTGGGAGTGTGTTTTTGTGTCAGTACTCACACAACGCTTCAGAGTACACTTCAGGTCCAGCAGCATGTTCCCCAGGAAGCTGAGGACAAGTTTTGTGGTTTTGTTGTTTGCTTCAGCTTTGGGTAGAACCTCCTCGAGGTAGAAGTGGATCATTTCCAGCACTGACTCACATCCCAGGGATCCCTGAGAAAGGAAGGTGAGAGCACAAAGTGAGGAAGAGGCTCCTCGGAGGTGGCTGCATACACTTTCCTTCAGTGCGATGGTGGGGAGGCGGGTTtgggacattttatttattttatttaagctttttatataccgacaatcgttgggaacatcttatctgtttacagagaaaataatgcagcaacaggctttacatggaacacttGATACAGGTAGTAATAttagcagaaagaaagaaaaaacatgggAGGAACTATAACGCATAATTGACGATAAAATGATGGTTGAAGAGCATATATACATAGGCAAATAAAGCAGTAGAAtaatatttacatatatacaaacaaaaaGGGACATAGAAAAGGATGAGGCACAGTTACCATAAAATCTTGCAGCAGGTCCTCTTTCAGTAATATAACATCCAACTCATCGTCTTTCATTTGCTGCAAATAAAGCACCACAGTCAGCCTGATCCCAGAGCTTTCAATGTTCCCTTTATTTAAACGACTTTCCCTGGAAAGCATCGCACATGATAAAAGCACATTTTCCATCTCCAGAGCTCTCCTCTGATTTCTCGAGCATCGCAACCACCTCAAAACTGTGGATAGAATATTTTCTGGCATGGTCTCAAAATGTGTCTTTCTAATGATCAATTATGCCCACGCTTACTACATTCTCTCTCAGGGCAGCATTTCAAATGTCGCCGTCCTTGCCTTGGAAATGACTCCTACAACACAATAATCTTTTAAAAAGCTTTTGGTACCTCCCATGCACAGCAGCACCGCTgtaaatcttgtgggggtcactGCCATCTCTAGCTTGGGGGTCCCAGGGAAATGTTctccgcccctcccccctcattcacACATTGCCCATTTCAGCAGCTTTTAACCCTTTTCTGTGCTCCCGCCCTTAGCTGTGGGGCAGTCCCTCTCCGGGGGACCGATAGATTAGATGGTTTCTGCCACTGCTTTAGATGGTGACATTTTAATATCGACGATGCATTTTATATTCACTAATTTCATGTATctgttgttttctgtttgttaattttgttattttatgaatgttatattGTGAACAGCTTTGATTGctaataaatacatatttgttGGATTATTCCATCTTGGATTTTATCATCCTCTCTAAATTCTGTTAGGGATGATGGATATAAATCAAAGTCATCAATTAATTTCAGGCTGCTGTTTAGGACAGTTTATAAGCTGGGAGTCCCATCATTATGCTGctcggtttccaacagtggccatttacTCAGgaacacaagtacctggcagaatcccaaaaggtTGACAGATTTCAACCTGCGGCCACCCAGGGAGAAGAGGGGGATTTTCCCAACTCCACGTTAATAATGATTTacggatttttcctctaggaatttgcacaaacctttttgaaatgcaccaacagcttttaccacatcctccccGCTCTGTACATGTTTCAGGATTACAGCCCCTTACCAAAACTATTACAATTACAAATGGAAACAATTAATATATTaggacaaaaacaaaataagaatcaGGTGCAGGCAGAATCGGAAAGAAACTGCCTACAATAATTATCTCTGACTTCTGCTAGAAATGGCATAAAGCAGAACCAGAGTGATTTCGGGATAAGAAATAATGAAATACTCAATTTTCACATCAAAACGGGGAAAATATGATGACAGGATTTGTCATCAAATCAAAGCAACCAGAAAAAAGCCCTCCCCCGAAAATGCTGCGGATGACAGGGTCCATACTCACAAAATAGTCCTTGACCCTGTCAAAGGTGAGGCGCAGTTCTCGCAGCTTGGCCGGGAAGATGCTGGCCAGGTGCCTGCAGCTCTCCTGCACGcgcagggctggggagcccaggTGGCCACAAGCCACCAGCAGCAGGAGGACCGCCTCGGGCTTCACCATCTGGGCGGAAGCAGTGGCAGCAAAAAATGCAAAGCccccagcagctgcagcagctttTATAGGCTGGGGAAGGGTTTCCCCGCGTCCTCGGAGCGCACGAAGCTGCGGGGTAACACATCTGGCCCCTCCCCGGgcgaaaaccccccccccaaaaacagaaGCCATCACGTTTCTGTCGCTTGCGGTCAGAAAACGCGCTGCGCGCCCTGCAGTCATGGAAGAGGCGGGATGGTGCGTAAACCTCTCACTTCGTACCTAGGCTGGGTTTTCCTCCGGCTCAGCAGATCATTATCAGGGTCGCTCTGCAACAGGTGCAGCTTTTTCCACAACAAATTGTAGCATTCAAACTCGAAAGGCGTTCCAGCTGCTTTTTGCAGAGACCTTTGCAGATCAATGTGGGACGAGCGCAGGACAACACCCGAGAGGAAATAAAAGCACCCCAGGGCCAATTCTGAGCAGAGATGGGCGGGGGTTCGTGTGCCGAAGAGAGGCGAGGACCTGGATTTCTTCTGAGTTCACTTTCAGACTGCATTTCCTTCAGGTTGAATATGTAATGTTTTTGTTGATTGTGCAACATGCAACAACGTTAAATGTTTGGAACCAAGGTATCCAGAAAAGAATAAACAGCATCTGTTCTAGACAAAGCAAGGTGAGGGCAGTGCTAGTTCCCCCGATAATACTGGATACTTAGTATCAGGGCGAAGGACTGGAAATCCAAAAGGGAGAGCTGACTTGGAAGGGGTTCAAGTCCTGGTCTAGCACTGCTGCCTCATCTGACATTAAGACAATCGCTTTATCTGGCTGTCAAGAAATAATTACAGTTAGAATAAACTTAAAAATGACCTTCCTTCTCCCTTGTTCTTGAAAGCTGTCAGCCAGGGTGGGAGCTCCCGAGGTTGGCCATTCACTTCTGGAAAGTAAACTAGAATTCTATGCAAGTCAAAATTATTATTAGCCTTATAATTTTCAATCACGAATCATGATAATATGATCTCTTATATCAAACCAGTGACAGAACCAATGCACCATTTGTATCACTAATCATGATAATATGATCTTTTATATCAAAGTAATGACAGAAGGAATGCATCATTTTTATCACTAATATCATGATCTATTATATCAAACCAATGACAGAACCCATGCACCATTTGTATCACTAATCATGATAATATGATCTCTTATATCAAGCCAATGACAGAACCAATGCACCATTTTTATTATTAATCATGATAATATGATCTCTTATATCAAGCCAATGACAGAACCAATGCACCATTTTTATCATTAATCATGATAATATGATCTCTTATATCAAAGTAATGACAGTAGGAATGCATCATTTTTATCACTAATATCATGATCTATTATATCAAACCAATGACAGAATCAATGCACCATTTTTATAACTAATCATGATAATATGATCTTTTATATCAAATCTATGACAGAAGCAATGCATCATTTGTATCACTAATCATGAAAATATAATCTAATATATCAAACCAATGTCAGAACCAATGCACCATTTTTATCAGTAATGATGATAATATGATCTCTTATATCAATTGAAGGACAGAACCAATGCATCATTTCTTTTGGATAAATCAAGTTTTCCTTGTTCGTTTTGTTTCTCAGCTCAGTCATACTCAGGCCTTCCACCTATACACAATTTGGACACCACACATCCCAGAAATGATCAGGGGATCACTGCTGTAGCCTGTCCTGATCAGACAAATGGAAGTGGTGAAGGCAGAATGACAGAAGTTTGAATTTTTGCTTTAATTggcaactattttatttatttattatttattatgctGCCTGGTGCATAATCTAAGCCAGGGGTAGGAAACAACAGTCCCGGAGTGCCACAACCAGgtcaggttgtcaggatatccaaaatgaatatgcatgagagagatttgcatacaacggaggcacTGCACGCAAATaaaactcatgcatattcattgtggatatcctgagaacctgaccTGGTTGTGGCCCTCCAAGTTCATAGCTAAAATGCACATAAAACCACCTGCATGAGAACCTGCTCCATCTTCTTACAAAGAGCAAATCAATATCCTGCCAAATGGAAAACTGCAAAGAATCGTCCCTGCAGCTAATCGTATTGTGGAAAGATAACTGTAGATCTCTGGAAGACTTTGTAccagctatggatcagaacaggttCCAATGACTGATTGCATGTGATCTGAGTGCAGGGATTGCACACAGGCAGGACACTATTATCATTTGCTCCCACATTCCTGAGTCATTCTGACAACAATGAGCTGATAAACAGCTGGGATGGCCCCCAAGGAACATCTGCAACGGTGTAATCAATGTACATGATTAACATAACTCTAACTAACATCACGTTCTAACTATGTGATATACACATAAaagtacaattatttatttatttatttatttcagattttatataccggcattcgagacagcagtcacatcatgctggttcacatagaacaggggtgcatagtaaacataactataacaaggtgctgaaaaggcagttacatataacagggtgataagaacttggctgagaaggaagagaaaggataggttattaattcacacaggtaaacgatagaagatatggttaaacaaggtgtagttggagattagatTAATTAAAAGCACAAGATACATTTAACTTCGTCGATGCTAACAAGCAGAGGCGTTAACCTTACCTTGGGTAGGGTGGGTGGGAATTGCGCCGGCCGGGGAGAGGAAAAGGGCCGGCAAGCATGCGCCGGCCTTTTAAATCGCACCGGCGACGTCATCGCCGGGTGCCTGTCCCCGGCCAATGATGTCACCACTCGATCGTACTCGAAAGGGGTTAGGGGTCGAGCGTGCATCGTGCATtgctcttctcctcccctccggCGCGCCCTCCAATAAGAACCCCCAACCCAGCAGCCCACCTCGGCGTCACCAATGGGCCGTCGCGCATGTCGGCGCGCAGCTCTGGGACATCTCTGGGGACATCAAAGACTAAGACATTTGGTATTTCTTATCACCTGGGAAGATCGAATGCTAAAGACCCATAttaccaatgagctgataataaGTTAAACAACTGTTGTCGTTTATCAAATGAGAGATCAAAAGACTGGTACTGAAACGCCTAACTTGCAGAGGGATATATATAAAGCGAGGCCTTTGCTTATGAGCTGAGAGGAACACAGAGCAATTCATTCTTCTTCAGAGTTCCCCGGCCCGCCAGTCCTCCGGATTTCCTTCGAACACTGGTTTATATGAGCAGGGTGTATAAGGGAGCTGTTCTTCtgatctttatttctgtctgtctcctattTACCTTACTGATTTATGCACGGCTTACTGTGATACTCTATTTAGTGCtgatattactttgctgatttattatccatatatttaatttaatttagtaaACCAAGTTTTGCTTTACCATACTGAATGTAGCGTGttctataatataatataaatataccTCCACACACTCACCGTGCATACTTAATTCAAAGCTTTACTGaagaaatacattttcataagtttctaaaagttttaaaacagGGCCTGGTGTCACTGATTCTAAAGAAAAGCTCCTGACACTGCCAATAGGATCTTTAGAGGAAAACTGAAAACAATCCAGGAATGCACGGCTTTTGAAGTCTGGCTTTTCACCTAGGCCTTCCCAGCAGAAACCTCCTGTCTTCCCACCTAACTGGAATAGGGATTACGCCACAGGATCCTTAATGCTGCTCTAGCAACGGTGAAGTTGTCTCTAACTGTGTGGTTAATTCAAATAAGATTGTCTGTTTTCGATTTTACATTTCGTGGGACAAAGTGGAATATCAAACGTACATACtgtatctatatttattttttattaacttCTATTTTTGTTCCTTCACAACTAAGCTTAGTAAAACCAGAAATATCTAAATGTTATcttctgctgcttctgcagatttAGTAAAATGTTAACAGTCGTTGCCACAAGGGGATTGTAACTTGGTTCATTATTccactgtggaatttgttgccagaggatgtggtgaaggccaATAGCACAGCTGGGTATAAAAATGGTTTGCACACAGTTATTATAGCCAGGTAGGCTTGGGGAACACCACCTGTAATTAATTGCTAGGAATAGGGAATGGATCTCTCCATTATGATCTGGTGGCTGTCTCCAAGTCATCTGGATTTGTAGCGACAGGACACTGGCTGGGTTCATTGGATTATTGGTCAAACCCAGAATGGAAGTTTTTGTATTCTTATGTGAGTTTCATGTTATgttcaaaagaaaaccaaatcaaTCTGTTTAGAAGGTCCCAACATGCCCCTTccctacagagaagggcaaccaaaataataaaggggatggaacagctcccctatgaggaaaggctgaagaggttagggctgttcagcttggagaagagacggctgaggggggatctgatagaggtctttaaaatcatgagagtaaatgtgaatctcttatgtactctttcagataatacaaagactagggggcactccatgaagttagcatggggcacatttaaaacaattcagagagaattctttttcacgcaacgcacaataaagctctggaatttgttgccagaggatgtggttagtgcagttagtatagc
Proteins encoded in this region:
- the IL10 gene encoding interleukin-10 produces the protein MTAGRAARFLTASDRNVMASVFGGGVFARGGARCVTPQLRALRGRGETLPQPIKAAAAAGGFAFFAATASAQMVKPEAVLLLLVACGHLGSPALRVQESCRHLASIFPAKLRELRLTFDRVKDYFQMKDDELDVILLKEDLLQDFMGSLGCESVLEMIHFYLEEVLPKAEANNKTTKLVLSFLGNMLLDLKCTLKRCHRFLACERRSKTMKELKETYTQMKDKGIYKAMGEFDIFINYIEAYVMERKK